The following proteins are co-located in the Gigantopelta aegis isolate Gae_Host unplaced genomic scaffold, Gae_host_genome ctg3412_pilon_pilon:::debris, whole genome shotgun sequence genome:
- the LOC121392147 gene encoding uncharacterized protein LOC121392147: MNGPLSPYASSLGNEAKQRYYKKLLYNGETKTLPDPYILTEKWSTNPSNWPDLTFGDIYLYLIDTPSIYNKDSMKAYKSLEAYKHVVSGHVQVVLSNPVDDKCPFMAMKAKGTPSQRARDKPHDPWIYLEKNSGTVYCAHCTCMAGLGEVCSHVGALLFKIEMGVKMGMTQTSSTSEACQWNSTFRKEVI; encoded by the exons ATGAATGGCCCTCTATCACCCTATGCGAGTTCCTTGGGCAACGAAGCGAAACAACGGTATTACAAGAAGCTGCTTTATAATGGCGAAACGAAAACGTTGCCAGATCCATACATTTTAACTGAAAAATGGAGCACGAATCCCAGCAACTGGCCAGATTTGACTTTTGGTGATATTTACCTGTATTTAATCGACACGCCGTCCATTTACAACAAAGATTCCATGAAAGCCTACAAATCGTTGGAGGCATACAA GCATGTTGTTAGTGGGCATGTGCAGGTTGTGCTGTCGAATCCAGTGGACGATAAATGCCCATTCATGGCAATGAAAGCAAAGGGGACTCCTtcacagagagcgagagacaaGCCCCATGACCCATGGATTTACTTGGAGAAAAACAGTGGCACAGTTTACTGTGCACATTGTACCTGTATGGCCGG CTTAGGTGAAGTGTGCAGCCATGTTGGAGCACTCTTGTTTAAGATTGAGATGGGTGTCAAGATGGGCATGACTCAAACCAGCTCAACTAGTGAGGCCTGTCAGTGGAATAGTACTTTCCGAAAAGAGGTAATTTGA
- the LOC121392148 gene encoding uncharacterized protein LOC121392148, producing the protein MVLLSPTTNICLLPKLPVKTDNLKIIIIPGEKSNDKNNPDYIPSVNMGYKDTKPSGDLRHARHLRLEGRESEKGKKQAASALLDLSNTENIFETQAEELQPHVDIHSGCIKKIAALRIENQQLYEELGRLQTENAILKQNESRLSFEEQMTSSDQRIQFYTGLGKLYLYGCCHFAHRHFQRAKF; encoded by the exons ATGGTGTTGCTATCTCCCACAACTAATATTTGTTTACTTCCCAAACTTCCAGTAAAAacagataatttaaaaataattatcattcCAGGAGAGAAGAGCAATGACAAGAATAACCCTGACTACATTCCCTCTGTGAACATGGGCTACAAGGACACTAAACCAAGTGGGGATCTGCGCCATGCTAGACACCTTCGATTGGAGGGCAGAGAATCCGAGAAAGGCAAGAAACAAGCAGCTTCTGCATTACTGGATTTGTCAaacacagaaaatatatttgagacACAAGCTGAAG aaTTGCAGCCACATGTCGACATACACAGTggctgtattaaaaaaattgctGCCCTGCGAATAGAAAACCAGCAGCTATATGAAGAGTTAGGGAGACTTCAAACAGAGAATGCGATTTTAAAACAGAATGAAAGTCGACTGAGTTTTGAGGAGCAGATGACATCCAGTGATCAAAGAATTCAGTTTTATACAGGTCTAGGAAAGCTCTATTTGTATGGCTGTTGTCATTTTGCTCATCGGCACTTCCAGCGTGCAAAGTTCTAA